The Candidatus Roseilinea sp. sequence AGAGGATTCGCCCGCTCGGCGCAAGGGAGGCGTATACAACCGGCTCGGCCGCGATGGTATATTGATCACACCAGCGAACGATGCCTCGCAAATCCTTCATCATTGGATTCATCGTCTTCGGCCTGATCGCAACCGCGATCGGTGCCAGCTTCTACGCCTATCGGCGCGCCTACGAATACTTCGCCAACGAACTGACCATTTTGCCGGAGATCCTCAGCCAACCCCGGCCGGTGAGTATCGCCACGCCCGGCACCTCGCAAGACGAGATTATCGTGTTGCCGAAGGCCTGGGACGGCAAAGAGCGGGTGAACATCTTACTGTTGGGCATTGACCAGCGCGCCGGCGAAAGCGAGCGCGCCTATCGCACCGACACCATAATCGTATTCACGCTCGATCCGGTGACGATGGAAGCCGGCATCCTGTCCATCCCGCGCGACATTTGGGTGCCGATCCCAGGGGATTTCGGACAGCCGAACTACCGCATCAACCAGGCGAACTTCCTGGGCGATGCCTATGACTATCCCGGCGGCGGCATCGCCTTGGCGCGCAAGACGGTTGAGAACTTCCTAGGCATCCCGATCCACTTCGTCGCGCGCATCAACTTCACCGCCTTCGAAAACTTCATAGATCGCATCGGCGGCATCACAATTGACGTGCCCGAGCCGATCTATGACCCCCACTATCCGACGGAAGACTACGGCGTGGAGGTGTTCTCGCTGCCGGCCGGCCTGCAGACGATGGACGGCGCCACTGCGCTGAAGTACGCGCGCACGCGCCATTCGCACAACGGCGATTTCGACCGCGCCCGCCGCCAACAACAAGTGATCCTGGCGGTGCGCGAGAAGCTCAAGAACCCGCAGACGCTGGCGTTGCTCATCGCCGGCGCGCCGGATATGCTGCGCGAACTCGGCTCCTCAATCAAGACCGACATGACGCTCGACCAGATGCAACAGTTGGCCGTGCTCGCACAGCACCTCGAACGCGACAAGATCAAGTCCGAGGTGCTCGACCAGCGCTATACCGAGTTCGCGACGACGCCGGACGGCTCGCAGGTGATCATCCCGATCCGCGCGCGCATCGCCGAGTTGCGTGAGCGCTTCTTCAGCAGCCAGGGGGCCGTCAAAGCTGCCGAGATCCGTTCAACCACGCCTTGAGCCGATTCAGCGCGCGTTTGACTTGCCGCCGCGCATGTGCGAGCGCCTCGGTCGGTGCCAATCTCGGCAAACTGAACGCAGCGTCGTAGGCCAACGCACGATGCGCGCGCGATTGCCGTTGGCATGCGGCTGTTGTGCAACGCCATCCGGCCGCTAAAGCTTGCCGCTGCGTCATCGCTGCGCCGGAGCCTTCTCCTTCACTTGCACAAACCAGAAAGCGCCGACGGCCATCACCGTGGAGACGGCTGCTACAGTCATCACCCCACCCAATCCGGCCAGGCCGAACAACGGTAGGGCGATCAGCGAAGCGACGATGCGGCCGATCGAGTACGTCGCGACGACGAAGCCGCCCATTGCAGCGCGCGCACCCGGCGTCGCCTCGCTCGCCACGGCGAGCGAGGCCACCAGAGCGTATTCGAACGTCAAGAACAAGAGGAAGAGCGCCGCCATCAGCGGTCCCAAGCTCCTGCTGAAGGCGATCACCAAGACGAAGGCGGCCGCATAGAGCGTCGTCGCCGCAAGCACCGAGCGGCGCTTGCCGATGCGATCCACCAGCACGATCACGCCGACCTCGGCGACGACATCGGCCACACCGAGCACGATGGATATCAATCCGAGCTGCGCCGGCGTCAAGCCAAACTGTGCGATGAGCCACGGCGCGTAGGCCAGCGTAGCCAGTTGCGAGGAGAAAGAGATCAACAGCCCAAAAGCCAATACCAGCACTGCTGCCGGCGTCGTCCACACGCGCCGCATGCTGCCCAGGTCGAACCGGGGCGTTGCTCGCCCACACGGGGTCGCATCACGCACAATCGCGAAATGCAACACCAACGCCAATCCGGCCATGCCGGTCAGGCCGAAGGCGATGAACGGCGCCCACCAGGTCGCCCATTCGATCAGCAGGCCAAAGACCGGCACGCCGATGATCCAACCCAGCGCCCAGGATAGTTCGACGAAGCCGATCGCGGCGCCGCGCCGCTCATAGGGCACGGCATCGCCGATGAACGCCTGCACCTGAGGCGTGAACAGCGCCTTGGCCACACCCAAAGCTAAATAGAGCGACAAGACCGCCGAGTAGCTCGGCGCGAAGGGCATGATCATGCACACCCCAATAAATGCGCCGGAGGCGACGACCGTCGTCATTCGGCGGCCCAGCCAACCCTCCAGCGGGCCGACGATCGGCGCGACCAAGCCAGCCGCGCTCAGCGCAACGGCCAGCCAGCCGGCCTGCGCCGGATCGGCGCCAAAGGCCGCAGCGATGTAAACGAGAAACGGCAGCGGCGCGCGATAGGCGGCGTCCATTGCCCCGCGCAGCAGCACCAGCGAAGCAATAGCCGGCGCCAGGCGGATTGTCGGTCGCGCTGCGCTCCCTGCCGGCACGGCAGTCGAAGTGGCCATGATCCGTCACAGCAGGGGTTCGGCTTCGCGCTCCACCAGCGCGCGGAAGCGTTGCATCAACGCGCGGGTAATCGGTCCGGGGGATCCATCACCGATGGTGAGCTGATCCACCTTCACCACGGGTAAAATCTCGCGCGAGACGCTGGTGATGAAACATTCGCGCGCCCGCGGCAGGTCGCTATAGGCCACTGCCTCGGTTGACACCGGCAACACCTGACGGGCGACCTCTAACACCAGCGCGCGCGTCACGCCGGCCAAGACGCGCGCCTCTTCGGTGCGCAGCACGCATGGCGCCGCCGGCGCAGCAGCCGAGGGCATGACCGCAAAGAAGTTGCTGCTCAGCCCCTCCAGCACGGCGCCATCCTCGCCGATCATCAGGCCCTCATGCGCGCCGGCGGGCAACGCGCGATAGGCATCTGCAGCCGAGGCGATGAACGTCGTGCTCTTGGCGTGCGGGTTGTCGCGGTGGAGCGACACGCTCACGCACCAGACGCCGGACTCGTAGAGCGACGGCGGGTAGGGCGTGAACGGCTCGATGCTGACGAACAACATCGGCGGTGCAAAGGTCAGCCGGAAGCGCGATTCGGGATAGCCGGTCGCGCGCAGGGCGTGCGCCACAGCCCGGCGCGTCGCGGCCTCGTCGAGATGGGCAGGATTGCCGAGCAGCGCAACCGACTCCTCCAGGCGCCGGATGTGCTGGCGCAACCGCAGCACGCGGCTGCCCTGATAGGTGCGAAAGGTGGTGTAGGCCCCGTCGGGCAACTGGCCGGACGCTTCGCCGAGCGAGGTGTGCGTGCCGAACAAGACGATGCGCCTGTCGTCGGTTGGGCCACTCGTGTCGAGTTGAAATGTTGTGACCATGAGGAGAAAACAGTGTAGCATCGTCGCATCCATGCGCTCGCGCTGGGCGTTCGTCGCGCTCGCATCGTTCGTCGCGCTCGCCATCCTCACGGCATTCGTCGTGGTCGCCGGCCCGCTGCCGGGGGAATGGGCCCTGGTGCGTTGGGCGTTAACTACGCGCAGCGATGCGCTGACGCGCTTGATCTGGTGGCTGACCTTCATCAGTTCCGCGATCCCGGCGTTGCTGATGTGCGCTTTTGCCAGCAGCGCCCACCTGGCGCAGCAGCGCAAACGTCGCGCCGCTTTCGACATCGCGCACATTACCAGCGCAACCTGGCCGTTGACCGCCTACGTTGGCGCGTTGATCAGCAACATCGCCATGCGCATCGCCGTTGGACGCATGCGGCCAAGCGTGGACTACATTCCGCATGCTTTGCCCGAACTACAGGCCGATTTTCAACGCTTCTCATACCCCAGCGGCCATGCCGGCGCAGCGATGATTGCGCTGTTTGCCCTCGCTGCGCTGAGCGGGTCGCATCCTCGCCTGCGCATACCTGCCACGCTCGGCGCGGCGCTCCTCATGCTGGGCGTAGGCTTCGGGCGGGTGTATCTGGGTGTGCATTGGCCCACCGATGTGCTTGCCGGCTATCTGCTGGCTGCCGGGTGGATCGGCATCGGGTTGCATCTGCGGGACAAATTGGGTTAAAGTTGCGCGTGTATGTCCAGTGTCGTGAACACCCTCAGCGCCGTCTTCCAGCGCTACGTACCCCTGATCGAAGCGGAGATGCGCGCTGTCATCAACGCGCCGGCGCAGCCCCGGCAGTTCAACGTGATGTTGAACTATCACCTCGGTTTCACCGATAGCACCGGCGCGCCGGCATCTGCGCCGGCGGGCAAGCGCATCCGGCCGGTGCTCACGCTGCTGTGCTGCGAAGCGTGCGGCGGGGATTGCCGCCATGCTGTTCCAGCCGCAGCAGGCGTCGAACTCTTGCACAACTTCTCGCTCATCCATGACGACATCGAAGACCGCGACGAGCTACGGCGGGGCCGCCCCACTTTGTGGAAGCTGTGGGGCGAGGCACAAGCGATCAACGCCGGCGACGCCATGTTCGCGTTCGCCCACCTCGCATTGTTGCGCTCGGCCGAGCACGGCGCGTCGGCCGAGCGCGTGGTGCGCGCGATGCGCGCCTTCGATGCGATGTGCATCCGGCTGACCATCGGCCAGCACCTCGACTTGAGTTTCGAGTCGCGCAGCGACGTGACCGCCGAGGAGTATCTGCGCATGATCGAGAGCAAAACGGCCGCGCTGACGTCGAGCGCGTGTGAGATCGGCGCATTGCTCGGCGGCGCAGACGACGCGACGGTGCAGGCGTTCGCCGACTTCGGTCATTGGCTGGGCGTTTCGTTTCAGTTGCAGGACGACGTGTTGGGCATCTGGGGCGATCCGGCCATCACCGGCAAGCACGACAGCGACCTGGCGCACGGCAAAAAGACCTTGCCGGTGCTCTACGCCGCCGAACGCGACGCGCGCATTCGCCAGGGCTACCTCGAGGCCGGCCCGCTGAGCAACGACGCTGCGCGAACGATGCGCGAGATGATCGAGGCGGCCGGCGGCAGGGCGCACGCCGAACAGGCCGCCGCAGAAGCTCACGCCCACGCGCTTGCCGCCCTCGACAAGACCGGTCTGGACAACGCCGCCAGCCACGCACTGCGCGAATTGGCGCGCAGCTTGCTGGGGAGGACAAATTGAATCACACCGCGCGCTTCATGACCACCACGCGCGCGCCGATCAAACGGCAGAGCGAAGCGAAACGCAACTTGCGGCGCAAGGTTGCGGGCGCCTGGCGATCATCAATGAGCGCGAAGCCGAACCTGGCGTAATATGGCGCCAGGGTGGATGCGCACAAGAGATAGACTTCGCCACGCTCACGCTGCAGCAGCGCTTCGATCAGCCGGCCGCCGATCCCTCGGTTGCGATAGGCCGGCTTCACCACCAAGCTGCCAAACTCGCGGCAATCAGCATAGGGTTTGATCTGTGCCACGCCGACGATTTCCCCATCGTCAACGGCGACGATAAAATTCCTCCAGTTCAGCGACGTCGGATCGAGGCGCGCCGCGAGAACCATGCGACGGATGACGCCCTGATCTGCTTCGGTCGCCGGACGCAACGACACCATACGATGAGTGAACTGACCGAATGAGCGCGCCTGGCGCTGCCGGACAGATCACGGGACAATTCTATGTACGCAGAACTCAACGGCCTCCGCATGTTCTACGAGGATCGCAGCAGCAACGATCCTACGGGCGCGATCGTATTCCTGCACGGCTTCCCGCTCGACCACAGCATCTGGCGGCACCAACTCGACTACTTCTCGACCAGCTACCGATGCATCGCACCCGATCTGCGCGGCTTTGGTGCATCGAGCGAGTTAAAAAAGCCGGCCGAGCCAACGCCGCTCACCGTGGATACCTTTGCTGCCGACATCGTCGCCTTGCTCGACCATCTGCACATCAAGAGCGCCCACTTCGTCGGGTTGTCCATGGGCGGCTACATCGCGTTGGCCATTTGGCGCCGGCTGGCCACCCGCAAACTCGTGCGGCGGTTGATCTTCTCGAACACACGCGCCGCCGGCGACACGCCAGAGACGAAAGCCAATCGAAAGCGGCAGGCCGAACTGGTCAAGGCGCAGGGCACACGACCCTATGCCGACGAGATGTTGCCCCGGTTGCTTGCGCCGGAGAACATCGAACGTTGCGGCAACGAAGTGCGCCACATGATCGAGCGCACTCACCCGGATACCATCGTCGCCACGCTCGAGGCGCTGGCCGCGCGTAAGGATATGACCGACTGGTTGCGCCGCGTGCAGGTCAAGACGCTCGTCATCGCCGGCGAGAAGGATGTGATCTCCCCGCCCAGCGACTCCGAGCTGATCGCGCGCGAGGTTGACGGCGCGAAGCTCGTCGTGATTCCCAACGCCGGTCACCTCACCCCGCTTGAACAGCCCGACGCCTTCAACGAGGCCATGTATGCTTTCCTCAGATGAACCAGGCCGCTTTCCTCGCTGCGTTGCGAAAGATATTCCCCGAGCATCGGCTGCTGACCACGCCGGCGGCGCTGGCCGCTTACGAATCCGATGGACTCACCGCCTTCCAGGCGCGTCCGCTCGCCGTCGTCATCCCCGAAACGCAGGGAGAGGTGATCCAGGCGGTGAAAGCTTGCTACCAATTCGGTGTACCGTTCGTCGCGCGCGGCAGCGGCACCAGCCTGAGCGGCGGAGCGTTGCCGGTAAAGGAAGGCATCGTCCTGGCGCTCAATCGGCTGAACCGCATCCTCAAACTCGACCCACAACAGCGCATCGCCGTGGTCGAGCCCGGTGTCGTGAACATCGAGATCACCAAGGCCGCTGCCCCCTACGGCTTGCTCTACGCACCCGACCCCTCCAGCCAGCCGATCTGCACCATCGGCGGCAACGTTGCTTTCAACAGCGGCGGCGCGCACTGCTTGAAATACGGCATGACCAGCAACCACGTGCTCGGGCTGAAGGTTGTGCTGCCGGACGGCGAATTGGCTGAACTCGGCAGCGACAGCCTGGAGAGCGTGGACGCGGACTACGTCGGCCTGTTCGGCGGCAGCGAGGGCCTGTTCGGCATCGCGCTGGAGATCACCGTCCGGCTGCTGCCGAAGCCGGAGACCTACCGCACGCTGCTGGCCGCGTATCGCAGCCTGGAAGCCGCCGGCGACGCCGTCTCCAGCGTGATCGCGTCCGGCTTGCTGCCCGGCGCATTGGAGATCATGGACAATCTTTCGATCCAGGCTGCCGAGGCTGCGGTGAAGCCCGGCTATCCGCTGGACGCCGCCGCATTGCTCATCGTCGAATTGGAAGGCGAGCGCGCGCAGGTCGAGGCGGAATGGGCGCGCCTGAAGGAAGTGATTGACGCATCGCAGCCCTACCTGGTCAAAATCGCGCGCGACGACGAAGAACGCATGAGGATATGGAAGGGACGCAAGAGCGCGTTCAGCGCCGTGGGGCGGCTCAGCCCCGACTACATCGTGCAGGACGGTGTGGTGCCGCGCCGTCGGTTAGGCGAGGCGCTGGCCGAAATCGAGAAACTCAGCGCCAAGTGGGGCATCCGCGTCGCCAACGTGTTTCACGCCGGCGACGGCAACCTGCACCCTCTGATCATGTTCGATGGCCGCGAGCCTGGCGCGCTGCAGCGCGCCGAAGGCCTGGCCAGCGAGATTATTGATCTATGCATCCAGCTCGGCGGCTCGATCACCGGCGAGCACGGCGTAGGGATAGAAAAGCGCCAATACATGCCGCGCCA is a genomic window containing:
- a CDS encoding transcriptional regulator, with product MPRKSFIIGFIVFGLIATAIGASFYAYRRAYEYFANELTILPEILSQPRPVSIATPGTSQDEIIVLPKAWDGKERVNILLLGIDQRAGESERAYRTDTIIVFTLDPVTMEAGILSIPRDIWVPIPGDFGQPNYRINQANFLGDAYDYPGGGIALARKTVENFLGIPIHFVARINFTAFENFIDRIGGITIDVPEPIYDPHYPTEDYGVEVFSLPAGLQTMDGATALKYARTRHSHNGDFDRARRQQQVILAVREKLKNPQTLALLIAGAPDMLRELGSSIKTDMTLDQMQQLAVLAQHLERDKIKSEVLDQRYTEFATTPDGSQVIIPIRARIAELRERFFSSQGAVKAAEIRSTTP
- a CDS encoding MFS transporter, with amino-acid sequence MATSTAVPAGSAARPTIRLAPAIASLVLLRGAMDAAYRAPLPFLVYIAAAFGADPAQAGWLAVALSAAGLVAPIVGPLEGWLGRRMTTVVASGAFIGVCMIMPFAPSYSAVLSLYLALGVAKALFTPQVQAFIGDAVPYERRGAAIGFVELSWALGWIIGVPVFGLLIEWATWWAPFIAFGLTGMAGLALVLHFAIVRDATPCGRATPRFDLGSMRRVWTTPAAVLVLAFGLLISFSSQLATLAYAPWLIAQFGLTPAQLGLISIVLGVADVVAEVGVIVLVDRIGKRRSVLAATTLYAAAFVLVIAFSRSLGPLMAALFLLFLTFEYALVASLAVASEATPGARAAMGGFVVATYSIGRIVASLIALPLFGLAGLGGVMTVAAVSTVMAVGAFWFVQVKEKAPAQR
- a CDS encoding branched chain amino acid aminotransferase, producing the protein MVTTFQLDTSGPTDDRRIVLFGTHTSLGEASGQLPDGAYTTFRTYQGSRVLRLRQHIRRLEESVALLGNPAHLDEAATRRAVAHALRATGYPESRFRLTFAPPMLFVSIEPFTPYPPSLYESGVWCVSVSLHRDNPHAKSTTFIASAADAYRALPAGAHEGLMIGEDGAVLEGLSSNFFAVMPSAAAPAAPCVLRTEEARVLAGVTRALVLEVARQVLPVSTEAVAYSDLPRARECFITSVSREILPVVKVDQLTIGDGSPGPITRALMQRFRALVEREAEPLL
- a CDS encoding polyprenyl synthetase; this encodes MSSVVNTLSAVFQRYVPLIEAEMRAVINAPAQPRQFNVMLNYHLGFTDSTGAPASAPAGKRIRPVLTLLCCEACGGDCRHAVPAAAGVELLHNFSLIHDDIEDRDELRRGRPTLWKLWGEAQAINAGDAMFAFAHLALLRSAEHGASAERVVRAMRAFDAMCIRLTIGQHLDLSFESRSDVTAEEYLRMIESKTAALTSSACEIGALLGGADDATVQAFADFGHWLGVSFQLQDDVLGIWGDPAITGKHDSDLAHGKKTLPVLYAAERDARIRQGYLEAGPLSNDAARTMREMIEAAGGRAHAEQAAAEAHAHALAALDKTGLDNAASHALRELARSLLGRTN
- a CDS encoding alpha/beta hydrolase — encoded protein: MYAELNGLRMFYEDRSSNDPTGAIVFLHGFPLDHSIWRHQLDYFSTSYRCIAPDLRGFGASSELKKPAEPTPLTVDTFAADIVALLDHLHIKSAHFVGLSMGGYIALAIWRRLATRKLVRRLIFSNTRAAGDTPETKANRKRQAELVKAQGTRPYADEMLPRLLAPENIERCGNEVRHMIERTHPDTIVATLEALAARKDMTDWLRRVQVKTLVIAGEKDVISPPSDSELIAREVDGAKLVVIPNAGHLTPLEQPDAFNEAMYAFLR
- a CDS encoding FAD-binding protein, yielding MNQAAFLAALRKIFPEHRLLTTPAALAAYESDGLTAFQARPLAVVIPETQGEVIQAVKACYQFGVPFVARGSGTSLSGGALPVKEGIVLALNRLNRILKLDPQQRIAVVEPGVVNIEITKAAAPYGLLYAPDPSSQPICTIGGNVAFNSGGAHCLKYGMTSNHVLGLKVVLPDGELAELGSDSLESVDADYVGLFGGSEGLFGIALEITVRLLPKPETYRTLLAAYRSLEAAGDAVSSVIASGLLPGALEIMDNLSIQAAEAAVKPGYPLDAAALLIVELEGERAQVEAEWARLKEVIDASQPYLVKIARDDEERMRIWKGRKSAFSAVGRLSPDYIVQDGVVPRRRLGEALAEIEKLSAKWGIRVANVFHAGDGNLHPLIMFDGREPGALQRAEGLASEIIDLCIQLGGSITGEHGVGIEKRQYMPRQFSKTDMDAMWALRKAIDPLELANRGKVFPGSEAPALHQVGAHPLERAGVISRE